From the Phycisphaerales bacterium AB-hyl4 genome, one window contains:
- a CDS encoding ROK family protein, whose amino-acid sequence MATLPGPLESRLLRLLYCDGPLSRWELHEQVGVRPSTVSATVSALIDRGMLKQNESKPAYGRGRPPVPVEINDSGWGVLGLAIEPGRVSVGYLTPYGRVLGRTLSRKVSRSEAVVTDAKDLLERAMTDQVSAVGVSLPGLMDPVQHKLVLSAAAPGQLMVDLDPIYQAANGCPVILENDMHAIAAQRLLTGSSSAEEDSLLVSVRDGAIGAAMLVDGKPNRGCVTGGNELGHMRFDVKTDRCHCRREGCLACIFSTRFMRSRDEKDAAADSTLTDRLATFDGHDPTVAMILDYLAMALGNAINLIRPSRVILIGEMLQPRLAQSYLAQRVRREMLPGLVGRVHLDISSSPAPSPVEAAGWLALAATYYEEWRQNIYLPPEAQPAKRT is encoded by the coding sequence ATGGCGACGTTGCCCGGCCCGCTTGAAAGCCGATTGTTGCGTTTATTGTATTGCGACGGTCCGCTGAGCCGATGGGAGCTGCACGAGCAGGTCGGCGTTCGGCCGAGCACGGTGAGCGCGACGGTGTCGGCGTTGATCGACCGCGGGATGCTGAAGCAGAACGAGTCGAAGCCGGCGTACGGCCGAGGTCGGCCGCCTGTGCCGGTCGAGATCAACGATTCTGGATGGGGCGTGCTCGGGCTGGCGATCGAGCCCGGAAGGGTGAGTGTGGGGTATCTGACGCCCTACGGCCGAGTGCTCGGGCGAACGCTGTCGCGCAAGGTCAGTCGATCGGAAGCGGTGGTGACCGACGCGAAGGATCTTCTTGAACGTGCCATGACCGACCAGGTCAGCGCGGTGGGCGTGAGCCTGCCTGGGCTGATGGATCCGGTGCAACATAAGCTGGTGCTCAGTGCGGCGGCGCCGGGGCAGTTGATGGTCGACCTGGACCCGATCTACCAGGCGGCGAACGGGTGTCCGGTGATTCTGGAAAATGACATGCACGCGATCGCGGCGCAGCGGTTGCTCACCGGTTCGTCATCGGCAGAGGAAGACTCGCTGCTGGTGAGCGTGCGCGATGGCGCGATCGGCGCAGCGATGCTTGTGGATGGCAAGCCGAACCGCGGCTGTGTGACGGGTGGCAATGAACTGGGCCATATGCGCTTCGACGTGAAGACCGACCGCTGCCACTGTCGGCGGGAGGGTTGCCTGGCGTGCATTTTCAGCACGCGCTTCATGCGATCGCGCGATGAAAAAGACGCGGCGGCCGACAGCACGCTTACCGATCGGCTTGCGACATTTGACGGGCATGACCCGACTGTGGCCATGATTCTCGATTACCTCGCGATGGCGTTGGGGAATGCGATCAACCTGATTCGGCCGAGCCGTGTGATTCTGATCGGTGAGATGTTGCAGCCGCGCTTGGCGCAGAGTTACCTGGCGCAGCGCGTGCGCAGGGAGATGCTGCCGGGCCTGGTTGGTCGTGTGCATCTGGATATTTCGTCCAGCCCGGCACCGAGCCCGGTGGAGGCGGCAGGGTGGCTGGCGTTGGCAGCGACGTATTACGAGGAATGGCGGCAGAATATCTACCTGCCGCCCGAAGCACAGCCGGCGAAGCGGACGTAG
- a CDS encoding helix-turn-helix domain-containing protein translates to MQPTLTLLPRSPEQTLYCFRRVDSRFDFDWHHHREYELTWIGESHGRRFVGDAIEEYQPGELVLLGPHLPHTWASSAPAGPDAVHEAVVITFDDDWVVSFIDHCPEFRAVSSLLQAARSGVVFDPERVAALRPRIEALVDLPATDQLLELLAILQRLADDDKARQLVSDGYLQHSRSHDARAQRMLEHILNHVDQPLQQADVAARVGMTPAAFSRFFRRVTGRGFVEYVHELRVGQACRLLIETDWPVSRICFEVGFGNLANFNRVFRRLKAMPPRGFRQRFAQPAPARDAASSQSACGSPVKTR, encoded by the coding sequence ATGCAGCCGACGCTTACGCTTCTGCCGCGGTCGCCCGAGCAGACGCTCTACTGTTTTCGCCGGGTCGATAGCCGCTTCGATTTCGACTGGCATCACCACCGCGAATATGAGCTGACGTGGATCGGCGAAAGCCACGGTCGGCGATTCGTCGGCGATGCGATTGAAGAGTATCAGCCGGGCGAACTGGTCCTGCTTGGCCCGCACCTGCCGCACACCTGGGCGTCCTCCGCGCCGGCCGGACCGGATGCGGTGCATGAAGCGGTGGTCATCACGTTCGATGACGACTGGGTGGTCAGTTTCATTGATCACTGCCCGGAATTTCGCGCGGTGTCGTCGCTGCTTCAAGCGGCGCGGTCGGGCGTGGTGTTCGACCCTGAGCGGGTGGCTGCGTTGCGTCCGCGCATCGAGGCGCTGGTCGATCTGCCAGCCACGGACCAGTTGCTTGAGTTGCTCGCCATCCTGCAACGACTGGCGGACGATGACAAAGCCCGCCAACTTGTAAGCGATGGCTATCTTCAACATTCGCGATCGCACGACGCCCGCGCCCAGCGCATGCTCGAACACATCCTCAATCACGTCGACCAGCCGCTGCAACAGGCGGACGTCGCGGCGCGGGTGGGCATGACGCCGGCCGCGTTCAGTCGATTCTTCCGACGCGTGACCGGCCGCGGGTTTGTCGAGTACGTACACGAACTGCGCGTCGGCCAGGCCTGTCGCCTGCTGATCGAAACCGACTGGCCGGTGTCGCGCATCTGCTTCGAGGTGGGGTTTGGCAATCTTGCGAACTTCAACCGCGTGTTTCGTCGACTCAAGGCGATGCCGCCGCGCGGGTTTCGGCAGCGTTTTGCTCAGCCCGCTCCCGCTCGTGACGCGGCGAGCAGCCAAAGTGCTTGCGGTAGTCCCGTGAAAACTCGTTGA
- a CDS encoding prepilin-type N-terminal cleavage/methylation domain-containing protein, whose protein sequence is MTRETNATIARTSHAGFTLIELLVVISIIALLISILLPALGAARGTARAVQCMSTVRQIGIANAIYATDHDGYQIPVRSPNNTNPNWRSGVGYTYYTYFNIPSVRESLGMSSPPSGWESEVGAWQRNWTLHCPDAHAAIQLNNAINFMYAMNSDSLPGVGWNGWRIHHEGEIRSPSRRLQLTEANEFFTVYSAVHVNPVDGWDVYGDQTRSQAGGALYQRYPHQRGANILFFDGHAERQSGEEIWGDGDNYALYDVRGLQD, encoded by the coding sequence ATGACACGAGAAACGAATGCAACGATCGCTCGAACAAGCCATGCGGGCTTCACGCTCATCGAGCTTTTAGTCGTCATTAGCATTATTGCTCTTCTTATATCAATTTTGCTGCCGGCATTGGGGGCGGCTCGCGGTACGGCTCGTGCGGTTCAGTGCATGAGTACCGTTCGACAAATTGGCATCGCGAACGCGATCTACGCGACCGACCATGATGGTTACCAGATTCCCGTACGCTCACCCAATAACACGAATCCAAACTGGCGATCCGGGGTCGGTTACACTTATTACACGTACTTTAACATTCCCTCGGTACGCGAATCGCTTGGAATGTCCTCTCCGCCGAGCGGCTGGGAAAGCGAAGTTGGTGCGTGGCAGCGTAACTGGACATTGCATTGCCCTGATGCCCACGCTGCGATTCAGTTGAACAACGCGATCAACTTCATGTACGCCATGAATAGCGATTCGCTCCCCGGTGTGGGATGGAACGGGTGGCGTATTCACCACGAAGGTGAAATCAGGAGTCCTTCACGTCGTTTGCAATTGACTGAGGCGAACGAGTTTTTCACAGTCTATAGCGCCGTTCATGTCAACCCGGTTGATGGGTGGGACGTCTACGGTGACCAGACGCGTTCCCAGGCGGGGGGGGCGCTGTACCAGCGATACCCGCACCAGCGTGGCGCAAACATTCTGTTCTTCGACGGTCATGCAGAACGGCAGTCCGGCGAAGAGATATGGGGCGACGGCGACAATTACGCTCTTTACGATGTGCGCGGATTGCAGGATTGA
- a CDS encoding tRNA dihydrouridine synthase — protein MPTIGNVQLDAPFFQAGLAGYSDAAMRLVARRHGCPYCVTEAMLDQFLIAGGKGLAAAQLNNADHPIAGQLMGSHPTEIAMGAKILVQLGYDVIDINLACPVKKIKKKARGGHLMQVPDEAIAILDAVRQAVGDDRPCTVKLRRGSDDSVEAERHFHRIFEAVIELGYAGAIVHGRTVEQKYLGPSRWAFLRDLVQRYKPEGGDAPLLIGGSGDIWSAADIFRMIDETGVDLVSVARGCIGNPWIFEQARALQRGDAEGGRRSPTLAQQRGVLREHFELSLSLHGEKKAGMMMRKFGIKFSRHHPDGEAVRQAFITVKSLADWEAVLARHYAGDGPGVDVALARPDEAEHASCNEPLGAT, from the coding sequence ATGCCCACAATCGGCAACGTACAACTCGACGCACCCTTTTTCCAGGCGGGCCTGGCGGGCTATTCCGACGCGGCGATGCGGCTGGTCGCCCGGCGGCACGGCTGCCCCTATTGCGTCACCGAGGCGATGCTCGATCAGTTTCTCATCGCCGGCGGCAAGGGGCTCGCGGCAGCGCAACTGAACAACGCCGACCACCCGATCGCCGGCCAGCTCATGGGCTCACACCCGACCGAGATCGCGATGGGGGCGAAGATCCTCGTCCAGCTCGGCTACGACGTAATCGACATCAACCTCGCCTGCCCGGTGAAGAAGATCAAGAAAAAGGCGCGCGGCGGACACCTGATGCAAGTGCCCGACGAGGCGATCGCCATTCTCGACGCCGTGCGGCAGGCGGTGGGCGACGATCGGCCATGCACGGTGAAGCTGCGGCGCGGCAGCGATGACAGCGTCGAGGCCGAGCGACATTTTCACCGCATTTTCGAAGCGGTGATCGAGCTGGGCTACGCCGGCGCGATCGTGCACGGCCGAACGGTCGAGCAGAAATACCTCGGCCCATCGCGGTGGGCCTTTCTTCGCGATTTGGTGCAGCGATACAAGCCCGAGGGCGGCGACGCCCCCCTGCTCATCGGCGGGTCGGGCGACATCTGGTCGGCAGCGGATATCTTCCGCATGATCGATGAAACGGGCGTCGACCTGGTGAGCGTCGCCCGCGGGTGCATCGGCAACCCGTGGATCTTCGAGCAGGCCCGGGCCCTGCAGCGCGGCGACGCTGAAGGCGGCCGACGCTCGCCCACGCTCGCCCAGCAGCGCGGCGTGCTGCGGGAACATTTCGAGCTGTCACTATCGCTGCACGGCGAAAAGAAGGCGGGCATGATGATGCGCAAGTTCGGCATCAAGTTCTCACGGCATCACCCCGACGGCGAGGCGGTACGGCAGGCGTTCATCACCGTCAAAAGCCTCGCCGACTGGGAGGCGGTGCTCGCGCGCCATTACGCCGGCGACGGACCGGGTGTCGATGTCGCCCTCGCTCGGCCGGACGAGGCGGAGCATGCAAGCTGCAACGAACCGCTCGGCGCGACGTGA
- a CDS encoding phytanoyl-CoA dioxygenase family protein: protein MASSSQPTAPAGLDLIDQPYSVTPEQLKQFREDGFIKLKDVFDQAVLNHYGDVITRLTLDHNPNKDTPLEKRSTYGKAFIQVGHLWHKDADAKAFTFSQRIARIAAELLGTRGVRLYHDQSLYKEPGGGFTPWHVDQQYWPMASARSVTAWIPLQPVPTEMGPLCFGKGSHLKNIGRDLAISDESEQRIRDAIRQEGLIEVYEPYDLGEVSFHYGWTLHRAGPNTTEQPRKVHTVIYMDQDMLLAEPKNDNQRGNWQALTSDVKVGEVMAGKNHPVIWSLDDA, encoded by the coding sequence ATGGCCAGTTCATCGCAACCAACCGCCCCAGCCGGCCTCGATCTGATCGACCAGCCTTACAGCGTCACGCCGGAGCAGCTCAAGCAGTTCCGCGAAGACGGCTTCATCAAGCTCAAGGACGTGTTCGACCAAGCCGTGCTCAACCACTACGGCGACGTAATCACCCGACTCACGCTCGATCACAACCCCAACAAAGACACGCCGCTGGAGAAACGCAGCACCTACGGCAAGGCGTTCATCCAGGTCGGCCACCTCTGGCATAAAGATGCGGACGCGAAGGCGTTCACCTTCAGTCAGCGCATCGCCCGCATCGCAGCCGAACTGCTGGGCACGCGCGGCGTTCGGCTGTACCACGACCAGTCGCTCTACAAAGAGCCCGGGGGTGGATTCACGCCATGGCATGTCGATCAACAGTATTGGCCGATGGCGTCCGCCCGCAGCGTCACCGCGTGGATTCCGCTTCAGCCGGTGCCCACCGAGATGGGTCCGCTGTGTTTCGGCAAGGGCAGCCACCTGAAAAACATCGGCCGAGACCTCGCCATCAGCGACGAAAGCGAACAGCGCATCCGCGACGCCATCCGTCAGGAAGGGCTCATCGAGGTTTATGAGCCTTATGACCTCGGCGAGGTGAGTTTTCACTATGGCTGGACATTGCACCGCGCCGGGCCGAACACAACGGAACAGCCGCGCAAGGTGCACACCGTGATCTACATGGACCAGGACATGCTGCTCGCCGAGCCGAAGAACGACAACCAGCGGGGTAACTGGCAGGCGCTTACCTCCGACGTCAAAGTCGGCGAGGTGATGGCTGGCAAGAACCATCCCGTGATCTGGAGCCTTGATGACGCGTGA
- a CDS encoding AraC family transcriptional regulator → MSRTVRNLSHEDDAVDPMPAVGASPVRQVLLCREMTRTEAGEQTVASSLPGHLLQLTLVGSAVHDVAGRRYTLGPGDLIWFHEDESVHVEVVSAPWTFLTLNVIAPSLAPPAFERRVRRTSRSLREQFRAVHTAWQDRSLGEAQRSLRVHGRVLSLLAELAEPAELVTAEADDAAWWWEIETRCRKDLSQPMSLSVMQAMTRRSRATITRACRRATGLPPMRRIRQIRMSMARGLLRHSTLQVTQIADRLGYPRINEFSRDYRKHFGCSPRHERERAEQNAAETRAAASP, encoded by the coding sequence TTGTCACGAACAGTGCGCAATTTGAGTCATGAGGATGATGCGGTTGACCCGATGCCGGCCGTGGGCGCATCGCCCGTGCGACAGGTGTTGCTGTGTCGTGAGATGACACGCACGGAGGCGGGCGAACAGACGGTGGCGTCGAGCCTGCCGGGGCATCTTTTGCAATTAACGCTCGTCGGCTCGGCGGTGCACGACGTTGCAGGCAGGCGATACACGCTGGGGCCGGGCGATCTGATCTGGTTTCACGAGGATGAATCGGTACATGTCGAGGTGGTGTCGGCGCCGTGGACGTTTTTGACGTTGAACGTCATCGCGCCTTCACTCGCGCCGCCAGCGTTCGAGCGGCGCGTGCGGCGGACATCGCGGTCGCTACGTGAGCAGTTCCGCGCGGTGCACACGGCTTGGCAGGATCGCTCGCTCGGCGAAGCGCAGCGATCACTGCGCGTGCACGGCCGCGTGCTGTCATTGCTCGCCGAGCTTGCCGAACCTGCCGAACTGGTGACGGCAGAGGCGGATGACGCCGCGTGGTGGTGGGAAATCGAAACGCGCTGTCGGAAGGACCTTTCGCAGCCGATGAGTCTGTCGGTGATGCAGGCGATGACGCGGCGCAGCCGAGCGACCATCACCCGCGCCTGTCGTCGTGCGACTGGCCTGCCGCCGATGCGACGGATTCGGCAGATCCGCATGAGCATGGCGCGCGGCCTGCTGCGGCATTCGACGTTGCAGGTCACACAGATTGCCGATCGGCTGGGGTATCCGCGGATCAACGAGTTTTCACGGGACTACCGCAAGCACTTTGGCTGCTCGCCGCGTCACGAGCGGGAGCGGGCTGAGCAAAACGCTGCCGAAACCCGCGCGGCGGCATCGCCTTGA
- a CDS encoding alpha-N-acetylglucosaminidase, giving the protein MSQPNPTADAPLSLLALTRRLLGDYAANVRFESSTEVGAHAFEWEPAANDIVIRGRTGVDQARGLFDYLRESADACLTWEGDRLTLPPRTPRPGVRRGETALPYRHYLNQVTFAYSTAWWDWPRWEREIDWMALQGINAPLMAVGQESVWQETWRAFGVSETDLARYWTGPGYLPFHRMGCIDTHAGPLPRRWIDRQAKLATKILTRMRDYGMTPVLPAFAGHVPEALRHIRADANITQLQPWAGFEGTWFLDAADPMFHDIQRTFLANLVNQFGTDHLYAADPFIETAPTTSDPTALSELARGMLQSMTEVDADAQWVLQTWPFSYMKEHWGPEQVQGFLAGIPRDHLLLLDLYCDVTELWRTFDAFHGKRWLWCAVDNFGGRGGSIAYGRMDSLVQRFHDAKQDPVRGELAGMGIVWEAIEENAVIADLFMDGTWEAEPTDLSQWLTNWAHRRYGQPHSDAVAAWQLLRKTVYAAPRSLETTPYPALCTRPDLVGARPLDDWYDPADLIAAVSHLLAAAPAVGDEALYRHDLVRITLRALMRVGDEQVARLRDRLSASDAAGVQQQGEAVLALIAAAERLAATQPTLLLGRWIASAQQWGDTSAERDALAHNARQQVTTWGGPILTDYACKPWAGLFQPFYAERWKRYIDAARRACDANQPLDLARLAEQLAEWDNAWLQQNHTPPADPVGDPLAVVREIHQTFLQPAHSAFAGTKE; this is encoded by the coding sequence ATGAGCCAACCCAACCCGACCGCCGATGCCCCCCTGTCGCTGCTCGCCCTGACGCGGCGCCTGCTGGGTGATTATGCCGCGAACGTGCGATTCGAATCGTCGACCGAGGTCGGTGCCCATGCGTTCGAATGGGAGCCGGCGGCAAACGATATCGTCATCCGCGGCCGAACGGGTGTGGACCAGGCCCGCGGGCTCTTCGATTATCTGCGTGAATCGGCCGACGCCTGCCTGACATGGGAAGGCGATCGGCTGACCCTGCCGCCGCGCACGCCTCGGCCGGGCGTGCGGCGAGGCGAAACGGCGCTGCCCTACCGCCATTATCTCAACCAGGTCACGTTTGCCTACTCGACCGCGTGGTGGGACTGGCCGCGATGGGAGCGTGAGATCGATTGGATGGCGTTGCAGGGTATCAACGCGCCGCTGATGGCCGTGGGGCAGGAAAGCGTCTGGCAGGAAACGTGGCGAGCGTTCGGCGTGAGCGAAACAGACCTGGCTCGCTACTGGACCGGGCCCGGCTATCTGCCGTTTCACCGGATGGGCTGCATCGACACGCACGCTGGCCCCTTGCCCAGGCGGTGGATCGATCGGCAAGCGAAACTGGCAACGAAGATCCTCACGCGCATGCGCGACTATGGCATGACCCCCGTGCTCCCCGCCTTTGCCGGCCACGTCCCCGAAGCGCTCCGCCACATCCGCGCCGATGCGAACATCACACAATTGCAACCCTGGGCCGGCTTCGAGGGCACTTGGTTTCTTGACGCCGCCGACCCCATGTTTCACGACATTCAGCGAACATTCCTTGCCAACCTCGTCAATCAGTTCGGCACGGATCACCTTTACGCTGCTGACCCGTTCATCGAAACCGCCCCAACCACTTCCGACCCCACTGCATTGAGCGAGCTTGCTCGGGGCATGTTGCAAAGCATGACCGAGGTGGACGCGGATGCTCAGTGGGTGCTCCAGACCTGGCCGTTCTCTTACATGAAAGAACACTGGGGCCCGGAACAGGTGCAAGGCTTTCTCGCCGGCATCCCGCGCGATCACCTGCTGCTGCTGGACCTGTACTGCGACGTCACCGAGTTGTGGCGAACGTTCGACGCGTTTCACGGCAAGCGATGGCTCTGGTGCGCGGTGGACAACTTCGGCGGCCGGGGCGGCAGCATCGCCTACGGCCGCATGGACAGCCTCGTTCAACGCTTCCACGATGCAAAGCAAGACCCCGTCCGCGGCGAGCTTGCCGGCATGGGCATCGTCTGGGAAGCGATCGAGGAAAACGCCGTCATCGCCGACCTTTTCATGGACGGCACGTGGGAGGCCGAGCCAACCGATCTCTCGCAGTGGCTGACCAACTGGGCTCATCGCCGCTACGGCCAGCCACACTCCGACGCCGTCGCCGCGTGGCAACTGCTTCGCAAGACGGTTTACGCCGCGCCGCGATCGCTGGAGACCACGCCTTACCCCGCCCTCTGCACTCGGCCGGACCTGGTCGGTGCGCGACCGCTTGATGATTGGTACGACCCGGCCGATCTGATCGCCGCCGTGTCGCATCTGCTCGCTGCCGCGCCGGCGGTGGGCGACGAAGCACTTTATCGGCACGACCTGGTTCGCATCACGCTGCGCGCCTTGATGCGCGTCGGCGACGAGCAGGTGGCCCGACTGCGCGACCGACTGTCGGCAAGCGACGCCGCCGGTGTACAGCAGCAAGGCGAAGCGGTGCTCGCGTTGATCGCCGCGGCCGAGCGACTGGCCGCCACGCAGCCGACGCTGCTGCTTGGCCGATGGATCGCCTCGGCTCAGCAATGGGGCGACACATCCGCCGAGCGCGACGCACTGGCGCACAACGCCCGGCAGCAGGTGACGACATGGGGCGGGCCGATCCTCACCGACTACGCGTGCAAGCCATGGGCCGGGCTGTTTCAGCCGTTCTATGCCGAGCGATGGAAGCGATACATCGACGCCGCCCGCCGCGCGTGTGACGCCAACCAGCCACTCGACCTCGCCCGGCTCGCCGAGCAACTCGCCGAGTGGGACAACGCCTGGCTGCAGCAAAACCACACCCCTCCTGCCGATCCGGTCGGCGATCCGCTGGCTGTCGTGCGCGAAATTCATCAGACGTTTCTACAACCAGCCCACAGCGCCTTCGCGGGCACAAAGGAGTAA
- a CDS encoding glutamine amidotransferase, whose amino-acid sequence MAKVYYIGDWAIQMGPIYAETPFNYAWKGTDLINYGQWLKDALANADQHDVASVPTWDFYRLPPGGYEDVLESHDVIIFSDVEAKNFQLDPSFFQRERFGKQVLTFPDRVRLTTEAIRRGKGMMFLGGWLSFNGEMGKGGWGRTRLHEVLPVTCLEHEDLVESTEGFTAVAEQPDHPILKGIDLATLPPILGYNRVQPREGCDIIARWRETGDIMLAVGKVDRGRVLAYTSDPAPHWGCNFVFWEQYPRFWENALAWTLGETG is encoded by the coding sequence TTGGCAAAGGTCTACTACATCGGCGACTGGGCCATCCAGATGGGCCCGATCTATGCGGAGACACCTTTCAACTACGCGTGGAAAGGCACGGATCTGATCAACTACGGCCAGTGGCTCAAAGACGCCCTCGCTAACGCCGACCAGCACGACGTCGCCAGTGTCCCCACATGGGACTTCTACCGCCTTCCACCCGGCGGATACGAAGATGTACTTGAATCGCATGACGTGATCATCTTTTCCGACGTTGAAGCCAAGAACTTCCAGCTTGATCCTTCCTTCTTCCAGCGTGAACGCTTCGGCAAGCAGGTGCTCACCTTTCCCGATCGCGTTCGCCTCACCACCGAAGCCATCCGCCGCGGCAAGGGCATGATGTTCCTCGGCGGTTGGCTGAGCTTCAACGGTGAAATGGGCAAAGGCGGCTGGGGCCGTACACGACTGCACGAAGTTCTGCCCGTCACCTGCCTCGAACACGAAGACCTCGTCGAAAGCACGGAAGGCTTCACCGCCGTCGCCGAGCAACCCGACCACCCGATCCTCAAGGGCATCGACCTCGCAACGCTGCCGCCGATCCTCGGCTACAACCGCGTCCAGCCGCGCGAAGGTTGCGACATCATCGCCCGCTGGCGCGAAACCGGCGACATCATGCTCGCCGTCGGCAAGGTCGATCGCGGCCGCGTGCTCGCCTACACCTCCGACCCAGCGCCGCACTGGGGCTGCAACTTCGTGTTCTGGGAGCAGTATCCGCGCTTCTGGGAAAACGCCCTCGCCTGGACGCTCGGCGAAACCGGGTGA
- a CDS encoding bifunctional UDP-sugar hydrolase/5'-nucleotidase, which translates to MLLGTGPVVADQDHDDSEQVVLTILHVCDLHGRIYFPDEPQGLAKLGTLVHEVREQMPYTLLTDGGDVINGSPEQYMFGGLPIADAMNALEFDITVLGNHEFDFGQETLKRFIDQLEFPMLGTNFVDEETGEAWYDMEDVVWFERGGVKIAAFGLNTHFTAVYQYPRTLEGIEILEHVETARKMVEKLRDEADVVLLVSHMGHRFDQEIAEAVSGIDAILGGHTHRTIQEPWYVNDTLILHPGPHAFHLGRVDMLVKPGEGVVSINGRDEQWWGHGGVDKPTGWEDYSFPDHQLIAVTEDTADDPAVVAAYETYVERARPTLDEALTTATSPITGEGAPDRETPLGNLLADAVRAWADADVGLFHSTQFRAAGLEAGPVLTRDLYRIMGAYTRQHMIVVRTPGRNLRTMVEQAFDGESFPLHLSGMEVHDDDIRVGGTALDDGQMYTVVAAAHVIQDYVLDKEGVEIVDDDPENPVVRDAAIEFLRGHAPLTGELQPRVQMEAYLSSAD; encoded by the coding sequence ATGCTTCTCGGGACTGGACCGGTTGTGGCGGACCAGGATCACGATGATTCGGAACAGGTGGTGCTCACCATCCTCCACGTCTGCGATCTGCATGGGCGAATCTATTTCCCGGACGAACCGCAGGGACTAGCAAAGCTTGGCACGCTCGTACACGAGGTGCGGGAACAGATGCCGTACACGTTGCTGACCGATGGCGGTGATGTGATCAACGGCTCGCCGGAGCAGTACATGTTCGGCGGACTGCCTATTGCGGACGCGATGAATGCGCTGGAGTTCGATATCACCGTATTAGGCAATCATGAATTCGACTTCGGGCAGGAAACGCTGAAACGGTTTATAGACCAACTTGAATTCCCCATGCTCGGCACGAACTTCGTCGACGAAGAAACCGGCGAAGCGTGGTACGACATGGAAGACGTGGTCTGGTTTGAGCGGGGCGGTGTGAAGATCGCGGCGTTTGGGCTCAATACGCATTTCACTGCGGTCTATCAGTATCCACGCACGCTTGAGGGCATTGAGATTCTCGAACATGTCGAGACGGCTCGGAAGATGGTGGAGAAGCTGCGCGACGAGGCGGACGTGGTACTGCTGGTCAGTCACATGGGGCATCGGTTTGATCAGGAGATCGCGGAGGCGGTGTCCGGGATCGATGCGATTCTGGGAGGGCATACGCATCGGACGATTCAGGAGCCCTGGTATGTGAATGACACGTTGATTCTGCATCCCGGGCCGCATGCGTTTCATCTTGGCCGAGTGGACATGCTGGTGAAGCCGGGTGAGGGTGTCGTGTCGATCAACGGTCGAGACGAGCAGTGGTGGGGCCATGGCGGTGTGGACAAGCCGACGGGCTGGGAGGATTACAGCTTTCCCGACCATCAGTTGATTGCCGTAACGGAAGACACCGCGGACGACCCGGCGGTTGTGGCGGCGTATGAGACTTACGTTGAACGGGCCCGGCCGACGCTGGACGAAGCGTTGACGACGGCGACATCGCCAATCACTGGCGAAGGTGCGCCGGATCGGGAGACGCCGCTTGGCAACCTGCTGGCGGACGCGGTACGGGCGTGGGCGGATGCGGATGTGGGGCTGTTCCATTCGACGCAGTTCCGGGCGGCGGGGCTGGAGGCTGGGCCGGTGCTGACGCGCGATCTGTATCGGATCATGGGTGCTTATACCCGGCAGCATATGATCGTCGTACGAACGCCTGGGCGAAACCTGCGGACGATGGTGGAGCAGGCATTCGATGGCGAGTCGTTTCCGCTGCATCTGTCGGGCATGGAGGTGCATGATGACGACATACGCGTGGGAGGCACGGCGTTGGACGATGGGCAGATGTATACCGTTGTCGCGGCGGCACACGTGATCCAGGATTACGTCCTGGACAAGGAAGGTGTCGAAATTGTCGATGATGATCCAGAGAATCCGGTGGTACGTGATGCGGCGATCGAGTTTCTTCGCGGCCACGCACCGTTGACGGGCGAGCTGCAGCCGCGCGTGCAGATGGAAGCGTACCTTTCGTCGGCCGACTGA